One Hevea brasiliensis isolate MT/VB/25A 57/8 chromosome 5, ASM3005281v1, whole genome shotgun sequence genomic region harbors:
- the LOC110668399 gene encoding secreted RxLR effector protein 161-like: protein MKKKFEISYLGMLHYFLELEAKQVQDAIFVSQRKYAVDLLKRFNMLNCKIAVTPMNLNEKLQVDDGTVQVNASHFRSYVGGLIYLMHTRPYIIFSIGVISRFIHSPSKHHLDATKSVLCYVTVIIDFGLWYGRVSDFRLIGFIDNDWAGCLEDRRSTLGYIFNLGSGAISWRSKKQSTIALSSSEAMFRNLAKENTCRSLLRTNWSK, encoded by the coding sequence ATGAAGAAAAAGTTTGAAATCTCATATTTAGGGATGTTGCACTATTTTCTCGAGTTAGAAGCGAAGCAAGTTCAAGATGCAATCTTTGTGTCACAAAGGAAGTATGCAGTTGATTTGCTTAAAAGGTTTAATATGTTGAATTGCAAGATTGCAGTCACTCCTATGAACTTAAATGAGAAGTTGCAGGTTGATGATGGAACTGTACAAGTAAATGCAAGTCACTTTAGAAGCTATGTTGGTGGCTTAATTTACTTGATGCATACACGGCCATACATTATTTTTTCAATTGGAGTAATATCTAGGTTTATCCACAGCCCTTCAAAACATCATCTCGATGCAACAAAAAGTGTTTTGTGTTATGTTACTGTAATAATTGATTTTGGGTTATGGTATGGAAGAGTATCAGATTTTAGGTTGATTGGGTTCATCGACAATGATTGGGCTGGATGCTTGGAGGATAGGCGAAGTACATTAGGTTACATTTTTAATCTTGGGTCTGGTGCTATTTCCTGGAGGTCTAAGAAGCAAAGTACAATAGCTTTGTCTTCATCAGAAGCTATGTTTAGGAATTTGGCTAAGGAGAATACTTGCAGATCTTTGTTAAGAACAAATTGGAgcaaatga